One part of the Paenibacillus silvisoli genome encodes these proteins:
- a CDS encoding stalk domain-containing protein has translation MRKKLLIFTLSCMTLTGAAIPVHAAADNEAKKPLNELFDQTVIVPYDYQNKLFVNGQLSEYWGDYEMATRSGRVLVPIRFMSTLATQASGYQSTWDAIWKAEKPNEVVLSNTNLRKKIIFTVNSKTMLVNERPVAMSVAPQKIDGRIMLPLRSAAEALEKQIDWLDGLILIGDAKVDLTSPETAAVKNQIKPILTDRRKSVAYEKALNPLTKYGNSVYYYKRTYTNNTEIQELYRKEDGKKETRIPLQGRASFDSGKWIDNELYFISTVNNKTELDAFSPANNQVRKVSSIEQWHFGDGWVSDIRKIDQELYIILHSGDLTMGAEKLYKVVNGALAEVSSAKSFINFVKSGDVLYQSDFSAMFSGGTDNLSRIDLKTGKETAVGQKGYTYGVNRVISDTSLSYGYNQALFMKDGSLFVSGYLDSDEKDSSAVYKINPATNTQVKLTGPASQFWISGSFIYYIDGVNGYFKRVDLNGGGSKTLVERPLMDVQLVNGSFYYTSSTQATSINPVGVLYRYDLTSGKETKLSGSPVKSYYVGSAGVYYVSNGYDLGLYKVGADGQPTRLVKDNIDSAKLSDDGLVYTLRFKEGIFSVQT, from the coding sequence ATGCGCAAAAAATTACTTATCTTTACATTAAGCTGCATGACCTTAACAGGCGCAGCGATCCCCGTTCATGCCGCGGCTGACAACGAAGCCAAGAAACCGCTCAATGAATTGTTCGATCAAACGGTAATCGTACCGTATGACTATCAGAATAAGCTGTTCGTCAACGGGCAGCTGTCCGAGTACTGGGGCGATTACGAGATGGCCACGCGAAGCGGCCGCGTACTGGTCCCGATCCGGTTTATGAGCACGCTGGCTACGCAGGCTTCCGGCTATCAAAGCACGTGGGATGCGATTTGGAAGGCGGAAAAGCCGAATGAAGTGGTGCTCTCCAACACGAATCTTCGCAAGAAAATCATTTTCACGGTAAACAGCAAAACGATGCTCGTCAACGAAAGGCCGGTTGCGATGTCTGTTGCGCCGCAGAAGATCGATGGACGAATCATGCTTCCGCTGCGCAGCGCCGCCGAGGCACTGGAGAAGCAGATCGATTGGCTCGACGGCTTGATCCTGATCGGCGATGCCAAAGTGGACTTAACCAGTCCGGAAACCGCGGCCGTCAAAAATCAAATCAAACCGATTCTGACCGACCGCAGGAAGAGCGTCGCATATGAGAAAGCGCTGAATCCGCTGACGAAATACGGCAATTCGGTTTACTATTACAAACGTACGTATACGAATAACACCGAAATTCAAGAGCTGTACCGCAAGGAGGACGGGAAGAAGGAAACCCGAATTCCGCTTCAGGGCCGCGCAAGCTTCGATTCCGGAAAGTGGATCGATAACGAGCTCTATTTTATTTCAACAGTCAATAATAAGACCGAGCTGGACGCCTTCTCGCCAGCTAACAATCAAGTGAGAAAAGTGAGCTCGATCGAGCAATGGCATTTCGGCGACGGCTGGGTTTCGGATATTCGCAAAATCGATCAAGAGCTCTATATTATTTTGCATTCCGGCGATCTGACGATGGGCGCCGAAAAGCTGTATAAAGTCGTAAATGGCGCGCTTGCCGAGGTTTCGTCCGCTAAGAGCTTCATCAATTTCGTCAAATCGGGCGACGTCCTGTATCAATCCGATTTTAGCGCGATGTTTAGCGGCGGGACCGACAATTTATCGCGAATCGATTTGAAAACCGGGAAGGAAACGGCAGTGGGACAGAAGGGCTATACGTACGGGGTGAATCGCGTCATTTCGGATACGAGCCTCAGTTACGGATACAATCAAGCGTTATTCATGAAAGACGGCAGCTTGTTTGTCTCCGGTTATTTAGACAGCGACGAGAAAGATTCCAGCGCCGTCTATAAAATCAATCCGGCTACCAATACCCAGGTCAAACTAACCGGTCCGGCAAGCCAATTCTGGATTTCCGGCAGCTTCATTTACTATATCGATGGCGTAAACGGCTACTTTAAACGCGTCGACTTGAACGGCGGCGGCAGCAAAACGCTTGTCGAACGGCCGCTCATGGACGTCCAGCTTGTAAACGGCAGCTTCTACTACACGTCCAGTACGCAAGCCACCAGCATCAACCCTGTCGGCGTGCTGTACCGTTACGACTTGACTAGCGGCAAAGAAACGAAGCTGAGCGGCAGTCCGGTCAAATCGTATTATGTCGGATCGGCCGGCGTGTATTACGTTTCTAACGGGTATGACCTAGGGTTATATAAGGTTGGCGCTGACGGTCAACCGACCCGGCTTGTCAAGGACAACATCGATTCGGCGAAGTTGTCCGACGATGGTCTGGTCTATACGCTGCGGTTTAAAGAAGGCATATTTTCAGTCCAAACATAG
- the uvrA gene encoding excinuclease ABC subunit UvrA: MRQTISIRGARENNLRNISVDIPREKLTVITGVSGSGKSSLAFDVIFGEGQRRFMESLSSSYAKRYINQLKKPDVDFVYGLSPVVSIEQKTGTPNPRSTVGTMSDVYDFVRLLFATIGVPHCPRCEAELEAKTPAQIAEHIVKLLPGSTIEIYAPVSKIFGEDYNFLFDEIRGKGYRRFKIDGVLHDTSDRIEIDEHSPHELEVLIDTFKVKKDIYKQLVLSIEQGLKIGEGFLHFVPCGEKVTDEVRRQFYAGFACPDHHIMAGELQPFYFSFNDPESACRTCLGIGSYKYAQPELMIANRERSLRKGALNERIYNLRNPKAWRNMIIHSLSKHYGFSLDTPFKELPPHITDILFYGTKGERYPFIGPEDGSRERWLEHHIGQMWTFDGIVGDIDRWYRNSRKKQDLKGYEESMFNLVMVEQTCPECKGTRFKPERLLVKVGGLSIHDAGAMPLDELKAFLQALKLPDRKKGVGSQIMSELIGRLDLLLGIGLDYLNLDRRSDTLSGGEAQRIRLSTQLGSGLMGMLYVLDEPSIGLHPRDSHKMIETLKKLRDSGNTVIIVEHDTETMEAADHLIEIGPGPGQHGGMVVAQGTLHEVKKDEASLTGQYLSGRRSIRLPEARRPLGERWLRIFGAKENTLKNVDVSIPLGVMTCITGVSGSGKSSLINDVLYKSLYKHFQDARIIPGLHERIEGLEHITNVINIDQSPIGRMPSSNPATYVGVFDRIRKLFASQELSVERGYTESHFSFNAKSGRCEECKGYGTITSQLLFMADYETVCPTCKGSRYASEMLDVAYKGKTISDVLEMSIEEGEAFFKDEKTVAHKLRVLNELGVGYLRLGHPATVMSGGEAQRVKLAAELGKLKRGAHNLYIFDEPTTGLHLADIQNLLDCLHRLVDAGHSVLIVEHHLDVIKTADHVIDLGPEAGRNGGYVVAAGTPEEVVRVSASYTGRALRSLPDFAGVTV, encoded by the coding sequence ATGAGACAGACGATATCGATTCGCGGCGCCCGCGAAAACAATTTGCGCAACATCTCCGTCGACATTCCGAGGGAGAAGCTCACGGTTATAACCGGCGTAAGCGGATCAGGAAAGTCTTCGCTTGCGTTCGACGTCATCTTCGGCGAAGGACAGCGCCGGTTCATGGAGTCGTTATCTTCTTCTTACGCGAAACGGTACATTAATCAGCTCAAGAAACCGGATGTCGACTTCGTCTACGGCTTGTCTCCCGTCGTATCGATCGAGCAGAAGACAGGCACGCCTAACCCGCGTTCGACCGTCGGCACGATGTCCGATGTGTACGACTTCGTCCGACTTCTGTTCGCTACGATTGGCGTTCCTCATTGTCCAAGGTGCGAAGCTGAGCTTGAGGCGAAGACGCCGGCTCAGATCGCGGAGCATATCGTTAAGCTGCTGCCTGGATCGACCATCGAAATCTATGCGCCGGTCAGCAAAATCTTCGGCGAAGATTACAACTTTCTCTTCGATGAGATACGGGGCAAAGGCTACCGCAGGTTTAAGATAGACGGCGTCCTTCACGATACGAGCGACCGCATCGAGATCGACGAGCATTCGCCGCATGAGCTTGAGGTGCTGATCGACACGTTTAAGGTAAAGAAGGATATCTATAAGCAGCTCGTTCTATCGATCGAGCAAGGCTTGAAGATCGGCGAAGGCTTCCTTCATTTCGTTCCGTGCGGGGAGAAAGTGACCGATGAAGTGCGTCGCCAGTTCTACGCCGGCTTCGCGTGCCCGGACCATCACATCATGGCCGGCGAGCTGCAGCCGTTCTACTTCTCGTTTAACGATCCGGAGAGCGCGTGCCGAACCTGCCTTGGCATCGGATCGTACAAATACGCCCAGCCGGAGCTGATGATCGCCAACCGGGAACGCAGTCTCCGCAAAGGCGCGCTCAATGAGCGAATCTACAATTTGCGTAATCCGAAGGCATGGCGCAACATGATCATCCACAGTCTTTCCAAGCATTACGGCTTTAGCTTGGATACGCCGTTCAAGGAGCTTCCGCCGCATATTACGGACATTTTGTTCTACGGGACGAAAGGGGAGCGGTACCCGTTTATCGGACCCGAGGATGGCAGCCGCGAACGTTGGCTGGAGCACCATATCGGCCAAATGTGGACGTTCGACGGCATCGTCGGCGACATTGACCGTTGGTACCGGAATTCCCGCAAGAAGCAGGACTTGAAGGGTTACGAGGAATCGATGTTCAATCTGGTGATGGTGGAGCAGACATGTCCGGAGTGTAAGGGCACCCGGTTTAAACCGGAGAGGCTGCTCGTTAAGGTTGGCGGCCTGTCCATTCACGATGCCGGCGCTATGCCGCTCGATGAGCTGAAAGCGTTCCTGCAGGCGCTGAAGCTGCCGGATCGGAAGAAGGGCGTCGGCAGCCAGATTATGAGCGAGCTGATCGGCCGGCTCGATCTGCTTCTTGGAATCGGCCTCGACTATTTGAACCTGGACCGCCGGTCCGACACGTTGTCCGGCGGAGAAGCGCAGCGAATCCGGTTGTCCACGCAGCTGGGCTCCGGGCTCATGGGCATGCTGTACGTGCTCGATGAACCTAGTATCGGCCTGCATCCGCGCGACAGCCATAAGATGATCGAGACGCTGAAGAAGCTGCGCGATTCCGGCAATACCGTTATCATCGTTGAACATGATACGGAGACGATGGAAGCCGCCGACCATTTAATCGAGATCGGGCCGGGTCCGGGTCAGCACGGCGGCATGGTGGTCGCGCAAGGTACGCTGCATGAAGTCAAGAAGGACGAAGCGTCGCTTACCGGCCAATATCTCAGCGGCAGACGCAGCATCCGCTTGCCGGAGGCGCGACGTCCGCTTGGCGAGCGGTGGCTCCGGATATTCGGCGCGAAGGAGAACACGCTGAAGAATGTGGATGTCAGCATTCCGCTAGGGGTGATGACCTGCATCACCGGCGTATCCGGCTCCGGCAAGAGCAGTCTCATTAACGATGTCTTGTATAAATCGCTTTATAAGCATTTCCAGGATGCGCGGATCATTCCTGGCTTGCACGAGCGGATTGAAGGACTCGAGCACATTACGAATGTGATCAATATCGACCAGTCTCCGATCGGAAGAATGCCTTCTTCCAATCCGGCGACTTACGTAGGTGTATTCGACCGGATCCGCAAGCTGTTTGCTTCCCAGGAGTTGTCCGTCGAAAGAGGCTATACGGAATCCCACTTCAGCTTTAATGCGAAGAGCGGCCGCTGCGAGGAATGCAAAGGCTACGGCACGATCACGTCGCAGCTGCTCTTCATGGCGGACTATGAGACGGTATGTCCGACCTGTAAAGGCAGCCGTTATGCGAGCGAGATGCTCGATGTCGCGTACAAAGGCAAAACGATCTCCGATGTGCTGGAGATGTCCATCGAAGAAGGGGAAGCTTTCTTCAAGGATGAGAAGACGGTCGCTCATAAGCTCCGCGTGCTGAACGAGCTCGGCGTCGGCTACCTGCGTCTCGGACATCCGGCTACCGTCATGTCGGGCGGGGAAGCGCAGCGCGTCAAACTGGCTGCCGAACTCGGCAAGCTCAAGCGCGGCGCTCACAATCTGTACATCTTCGATGAGCCGACGACGGGACTGCATCTGGCCGATATCCAGAACCTGCTCGATTGCTTGCACCGCCTCGTCGATGCCGGCCATTCGGTGCTCATCGTCGAACATCACCTGGATGTCATTAAGACGGCCGACCACGTCATCGACCTGGGGCCAGAAGCTGGACGAAACGGCGGCTATGTCGTCGCGGCAGGTACGCCGGAGGAAGTCGTTCGCGTCTCCGCTTCGTATACCGGGCGTGCATTGCGCAGCTTGCCCGACTTTGCGGGCGTAACGGTATAA
- a CDS encoding helix-turn-helix domain-containing protein, translating into MEMRKIGAFISSLRKEKGLTQAEFAERLSLSHQAVSKWERGESLPDISLLPAISRLFGTTIDELLAGEKRTVFVQAAAADEPAAVQAAASAEVEVDVNANADADADVDVDVDVDAIVEAGEVEEEEAEVAEDEVEAEAEVEVEVEEQGQAEEDGGKPSLQAILSLAPFLSSETIDEMLGYVEDGRLDHSVINGLAPFISHASLAKLIDKVEAGKLDVKQISGLAPFLGHDQIDRLVEQAADGTIEWDAVQSLAPFISQLTLNRLADRVVDGSLDAKRVLALAPFLPAETIEKLLGQVEAGKLSTDVLSGLAPFIGQDTLERLIRGMLEKTLTNRMNR; encoded by the coding sequence ATGGAAATGAGGAAGATCGGAGCATTCATTTCAAGTTTGCGAAAAGAAAAAGGCTTAACGCAGGCGGAGTTCGCCGAGCGCTTAAGCTTAAGCCATCAAGCGGTATCGAAATGGGAGCGCGGCGAGTCGCTGCCCGATATCAGCTTGCTGCCGGCGATCAGCCGGTTGTTCGGCACGACGATCGACGAGCTGCTAGCCGGGGAGAAGCGTACGGTGTTCGTTCAGGCAGCCGCTGCAGATGAACCGGCAGCTGTTCAGGCAGCCGCAAGCGCGGAAGTCGAGGTTGATGTGAATGCGAATGCGGATGCAGATGCAGATGTAGATGTAGATGTAGATGTAGATGCGATTGTCGAGGCCGGCGAAGTTGAAGAAGAAGAGGCAGAGGTTGCCGAAGACGAAGTTGAAGCTGAAGCTGAAGTTGAAGTTGAAGTTGAAGAGCAGGGGCAGGCGGAAGAGGATGGTGGCAAACCTAGTTTGCAGGCGATTTTGAGTTTGGCGCCGTTTCTAAGCAGCGAAACGATCGATGAGATGCTCGGCTACGTGGAAGACGGTCGTCTCGATCATTCCGTCATTAACGGGCTGGCTCCGTTTATTAGTCACGCTTCGCTAGCCAAATTGATCGATAAAGTCGAAGCTGGCAAGCTGGATGTAAAGCAAATCTCCGGATTGGCTCCTTTCTTGGGGCATGATCAAATCGACCGGCTCGTCGAGCAGGCGGCCGATGGAACGATTGAATGGGATGCCGTACAATCGTTGGCGCCATTCATCAGCCAGCTAACGCTTAACCGCCTGGCGGATCGGGTCGTTGACGGCAGCTTGGACGCAAAGCGCGTGCTGGCGCTCGCTCCTTTTTTACCCGCTGAGACGATTGAGAAGCTTCTAGGCCAAGTGGAAGCCGGTAAATTAAGTACGGATGTTCTATCCGGATTGGCTCCCTTTATTGGACAGGACACGTTGGAACGGCTGATTCGCGGCATGCTGGAGAAAACGTTGACGAATCGGATGAATCGATAA
- a CDS encoding homogentisate 1,2-dioxygenase — protein sequence MPFYTRMGEIPHKRHTQFRKPDGSLYREQVMGTKGFSGIQSILYHHHAPTEILNAQLLAAYRPQYETQGALRHRHFRTAGLIAKGDAVAGRQYLLGNDDLLIGIVHPTEAMSYYYRNGDGDELLFVHKGTGSVETMFGTLRYKPGDYIVVPIGTIHRIVPDPGKSKLLVVETNSWITTPKRYRNEHGQLLENSPYCERDIRLPEKLETFTEPGEYEVRTKKGGFLHSHLYPHHPLDVVGWDGYLYPWIFNIRDFEPITGRIHMPPPIHQTFEGHNFVICSFCPRLYDYHPKSIPAPYFHSNVDSDEVLYYVKGNFGSRKGIEEGSVTLHPAGIPHGPHPGKIEASIGKRDTNELAVMIDTFRPLQVVDHLQGAEDKNYVFSWLPTN from the coding sequence ATGCCGTTTTATACCCGCATGGGGGAGATCCCGCACAAGAGGCATACGCAATTCCGCAAACCCGACGGCTCGCTGTACCGCGAGCAGGTGATGGGGACGAAGGGCTTCTCGGGCATCCAATCGATCCTCTATCACCACCATGCGCCTACCGAAATATTAAATGCGCAATTGCTCGCCGCTTACAGACCGCAGTATGAAACGCAAGGAGCGCTGCGGCACCGGCATTTTCGCACGGCCGGCTTAATCGCGAAGGGGGATGCGGTCGCGGGCCGGCAATATTTGCTCGGCAACGATGACCTGTTGATCGGCATCGTCCATCCAACGGAAGCGATGAGCTACTATTACCGCAACGGCGACGGCGATGAGCTGTTGTTCGTCCATAAAGGCACCGGCTCCGTGGAGACGATGTTCGGTACGCTTCGTTACAAGCCCGGCGACTATATCGTCGTGCCGATCGGCACGATCCATCGGATTGTACCCGATCCCGGCAAATCCAAGCTGCTAGTCGTGGAAACGAACAGCTGGATCACGACGCCGAAACGATACCGCAACGAGCACGGTCAGCTGTTGGAGAACAGCCCGTACTGCGAGCGGGATATCCGGCTGCCGGAGAAGCTGGAAACGTTTACAGAGCCGGGCGAGTATGAGGTCCGGACGAAGAAAGGCGGCTTTCTTCATTCGCATTTGTATCCCCATCATCCGCTGGATGTTGTCGGCTGGGACGGTTATTTGTATCCGTGGATCTTCAATATCCGCGATTTCGAGCCGATTACGGGCCGAATCCATATGCCGCCGCCGATTCATCAGACGTTTGAAGGGCATAACTTCGTCATCTGCTCCTTTTGCCCCCGGCTGTACGATTACCATCCGAAGTCGATCCCCGCGCCGTATTTTCACAGCAATGTCGACAGCGATGAGGTGCTGTATTACGTCAAAGGAAATTTCGGCAGCCGCAAAGGCATCGAAGAGGGCTCGGTCACGCTCCATCCGGCAGGCATTCCGCACGGTCCGCATCCCGGCAAGATCGAAGCCAGCATCGGCAAGCGGGACACGAATGAGCTCGCCGTCATGATCGATACGTTTCGGCCGCTGCAGGTCGTGGACCATTTGCAAGGCGCCGAGGATAAGAACTATGTGTTCAGCTGGTTACCGACCAACTAA
- the hppD gene encoding 4-hydroxyphenylpyruvate dioxygenase, whose product MKKQRKLDGQSPDFFPVRGIDYLEMYVGNAKQAAHYLCKGFGFTPTAYSGLETGETSKVSYVLEQNKARFVISGALAPDHPIAEFVKLHGDGVKDIAMRIDDVEKAYHEAVARGGIPIMAPREVSDADGKVTMAAIGTYGDTIHTLVDRSGYKGLFLPKYVSCDMNIPHRSTGLIGIDHVVGNVEHMEEWVQYYENVMGFKQMIHFDDKDISTEYSALMSKVMFGGGRIKFPINEPATGKRKSQIQEYLDYYYGAGVQHIAILTNDIIETVSTLRSNGIEFLSTPDSYYEMLPDRVGEIDEELTRLRELDILVDRDDEGYLLQIFTKPIVDRPTLFIEIIQRKGAVGFGEGNFKALFESIEREQARRGNL is encoded by the coding sequence ATGAAAAAACAACGAAAGCTTGATGGGCAATCTCCTGATTTTTTTCCGGTACGTGGAATCGACTACCTCGAGATGTATGTCGGCAATGCGAAGCAAGCTGCGCACTATCTGTGCAAAGGGTTCGGGTTTACGCCAACGGCTTACTCCGGCTTGGAAACCGGCGAAACAAGCAAAGTGTCTTATGTGCTCGAGCAGAACAAGGCGCGGTTCGTGATCAGCGGCGCGCTTGCGCCGGATCATCCGATCGCGGAATTCGTCAAGCTGCACGGCGACGGCGTGAAGGACATCGCCATGCGCATCGACGACGTCGAGAAGGCGTATCATGAAGCGGTCGCGCGCGGCGGCATCCCGATTATGGCGCCTCGCGAAGTGTCGGATGCCGACGGTAAAGTGACAATGGCCGCCATCGGCACGTATGGGGATACGATCCATACACTAGTTGACCGCAGCGGTTACAAAGGACTATTTTTGCCCAAATACGTGTCTTGCGACATGAATATCCCGCATCGGTCTACGGGGCTAATCGGCATCGATCATGTCGTGGGCAACGTCGAGCACATGGAAGAGTGGGTGCAGTATTACGAGAACGTCATGGGCTTTAAGCAAATGATCCATTTTGACGATAAGGACATTTCGACCGAATATTCGGCCCTGATGTCGAAGGTCATGTTCGGAGGCGGACGAATCAAGTTTCCGATCAACGAGCCGGCTACCGGCAAACGCAAATCGCAGATTCAGGAATATTTGGACTATTACTATGGAGCGGGCGTGCAGCATATCGCGATATTGACGAACGATATCATTGAGACGGTGTCCACGTTACGGAGTAACGGCATCGAATTTCTGAGCACGCCGGACAGCTATTACGAGATGCTCCCGGATCGGGTCGGCGAGATCGATGAGGAGCTCACCAGGCTGAGGGAACTGGATATTTTGGTCGACCGGGACGATGAAGGCTATCTGCTGCAAATTTTCACCAAACCGATCGTGGACCGTCCGACGCTATTCATCGAAATTATTCAACGCAAAGGCGCCGTCGGCTTCGGGGAAGGCAATTTCAAGGCTTTGTTCGAGTCGATCGAGCGCGAGCAGGCGCGGAGAGGCAATTTGTAA
- a CDS encoding protein-tyrosine phosphatase family protein, whose product MAEQNYQALIRDRVFMGGAADVEAMIKNEDVDVVIDLRAESTGCAYEGAEVEWIRIPLGDNAPDDHLLFRQAIEEVVSAYKDGKKVAFHCAGGGGRTGVVAVGALIELGEAEGLADAEEKATAIRSRINIKPPQREALHQLYKK is encoded by the coding sequence ATGGCTGAGCAGAACTATCAAGCTTTAATCCGCGACCGCGTCTTTATGGGCGGTGCCGCCGACGTAGAAGCGATGATCAAGAACGAAGACGTAGACGTCGTAATCGATCTGCGTGCCGAATCTACAGGCTGCGCTTACGAAGGAGCCGAGGTGGAATGGATTCGGATTCCGCTTGGCGACAATGCGCCGGACGACCATTTGCTGTTTCGACAGGCAATAGAAGAGGTCGTCAGCGCCTATAAAGATGGCAAAAAGGTCGCTTTCCACTGTGCGGGTGGCGGAGGCCGGACAGGCGTCGTTGCTGTCGGCGCGCTAATCGAACTAGGCGAGGCCGAAGGTCTTGCCGACGCGGAGGAAAAGGCGACGGCGATTCGTTCGCGTATCAATATCAAGCCTCCTCAGCGGGAAGCGCTGCATCAATTATATAAAAAATGA
- a CDS encoding MFS transporter: MNVKLRFMRRRNESNGRKYLKVITNEGISGVLLASLIGGPFLTGFMLHLGATSAQIGFALAIPAFANLAQIFTAIVTHNVDNRRAYVLGYGVLYRLLWVLTGLIPFVLPQSYWVYTFIVLYLLSYLCSNIAGVIWASLIGDMVPAQVRGRYMGIRNMIVGGIGAAAVLFGGQLLEYFSKETGFIILYSIAAVCMVWNGYHLFNYPNIPFEKSTESQKLKLLVKPMRDRTFMRATVFLAVWIFMQNLAVPLFSYAMLDVVKISIQWVSIITTIQMVVMMISYYVWGNLNAKYGTKRVLFWTLPIIAASCLFWGALAWMPAIPVLIAVHILLGIGTGGFTQLTFNFTIEEAPSSERSIYVAVYAAITGFTGFIGPILGGEIYQRLTSMPAWLEQYGFSAFMGLALIGIGLTFGRAALSGSSSRYGRAGVIRSKEKELVS, encoded by the coding sequence ATGAATGTGAAGCTCCGTTTCATGAGGAGAAGGAATGAATCGAACGGCCGAAAGTATTTGAAGGTCATCACGAATGAAGGGATTTCGGGCGTATTGCTGGCCAGCTTGATCGGCGGGCCGTTTCTGACCGGGTTCATGCTTCATCTTGGAGCGACTTCGGCGCAAATCGGTTTCGCGCTCGCCATACCGGCGTTCGCCAACCTTGCGCAAATATTCACCGCGATCGTGACGCATAACGTCGATAACCGCAGAGCGTACGTGCTCGGGTACGGCGTGCTGTACCGGTTATTATGGGTATTGACGGGACTTATTCCGTTTGTGCTGCCGCAAAGCTATTGGGTGTATACGTTTATCGTGTTGTATTTGCTCTCCTACTTATGCTCCAACATCGCTGGCGTCATTTGGGCTTCATTAATCGGCGATATGGTGCCCGCGCAGGTGCGGGGCCGATACATGGGGATACGCAACATGATCGTCGGCGGCATCGGGGCGGCTGCCGTATTGTTCGGCGGCCAGCTGCTGGAGTATTTTTCGAAAGAGACGGGTTTCATCATCCTTTATTCGATAGCGGCGGTTTGCATGGTGTGGAACGGGTACCATCTGTTCAACTATCCGAACATCCCGTTCGAGAAATCGACGGAATCGCAAAAGCTGAAGCTGCTGGTGAAGCCGATGCGGGACCGCACGTTCATGCGCGCGACGGTGTTTCTTGCGGTCTGGATCTTTATGCAGAACCTGGCGGTTCCATTGTTTTCCTATGCGATGCTGGACGTCGTTAAGATAAGCATTCAATGGGTATCGATCATTACGACGATCCAGATGGTCGTGATGATGATCAGCTACTACGTATGGGGAAATTTGAATGCCAAATACGGCACCAAGCGCGTCTTGTTCTGGACGCTGCCGATCATTGCCGCCTCGTGTTTATTTTGGGGCGCGCTCGCTTGGATGCCGGCCATTCCGGTATTGATCGCCGTTCACATTTTGCTGGGGATCGGGACGGGCGGCTTTACGCAGCTGACGTTCAATTTTACGATAGAAGAAGCTCCAAGCTCCGAGCGGTCCATCTACGTTGCGGTGTATGCGGCAATTACGGGCTTCACCGGTTTCATCGGTCCGATCTTAGGCGGTGAGATTTATCAACGGTTAACCTCCATGCCTGCGTGGCTGGAGCAGTACGGCTTCAGCGCGTTCATGGGCTTGGCGTTAATCGGAATCGGGCTTACTTTCGGACGGGCGGCACTGAGCGGAAGCTCCTCTCGTTACGGAAGAGCCGGAGTCATCAGAAGCAAGGAGAAGGAGCTGGTAAGCTGA